In the Populus trichocarpa isolate Nisqually-1 chromosome 1, P.trichocarpa_v4.1, whole genome shotgun sequence genome, one interval contains:
- the LOC7483273 gene encoding delta(12)-acyl-lipid-desaturase gives MVAFVKILLPRQGSPSKQRDIQLQRERERAERERESTSFARRCLLYSGKLNRAMAANGVFASSGKHGGKESRIKRMPHGKPPFTLGKIKKAIPPHCFERSLLRSFSYVVYDLCISFLLCYIAITYIDLLPSPLSCVAWPMYWILQGSILTGVWVISHECGHHAFSDYRWLDDTVGLILHSALLVPYFSWKYSHRRHHSNTGSLERDEVFVPKPKSRIAWYSKYLNNPPGRALSLVVTLLLGWPLYLAFNVSGRPYDRFACHYDPYGPIYSDRERLQIYISDLGIFAATFVLYSIAVSRGLAFLICIYGVPLLIANGFLVTITYLQHTHPALPHYDSSEWEWLRGALATMDRDYGILNKVFHNITDTHVAHHLFSNMPHYHAMEATKAIKPILGEFYQFDDTPIYKALWRETKECLYVDPDDGAPEKGVFWYRNKF, from the exons atggtggcTTTTGTCAAGATTCTTCTACCCAGGCAAGGCAGCCCAAGCAAGCAGAGAGACATACAgcttcagagagagagagagagagcagagagagagagagagagcacttCTTTTGCAAGAAGGTGCCTTCTATATTCAG GGAAGCTGAACAGAGCAATGGCAGCCAATGGAGTGTTTGCCTCCAGTGGCAAGCATGGAGGAAAGGAAAGCCGCATCAAGAGAATGCCACATGGGAAGCCTCCGTTCACTCTTGGCAAAATCAAGAAGGCCATCCCGCCCCATTGCTTCGAACGATCCCTTCTCCGCTCATTCTCCTATGTGGTTTATGATCTGTGCATAAGCTTTCTCCTCTGCTACATTGCCATCACATACATCGACCTCCTCCCATCCCCGCTCTCCTGTGTTGCGTGGCCCATGTACTGGATTCTCCAAGGCAGCATTCTCACTGGTGTTTGGGTTATTTCTCATGAATGTGGTCACCATGCCTTCAGTGACTACCGGTGGCTTGATGACACAGTTGGCTTAATCCTCCATTCTGCACTTTTAGTCCCTTACTTTTCCTGGAAATACAGCCACCGCCGCCATCACTCAAACACAGGGTCCCTTGAGCGCGACGAAGTGTTCGTTCCAAAGCCTAAGTCTCGAATCGCATGGTATTCCAAGTACCTAAACAACCCACCAGGCCGAGCTTTAAGTCTTGTTGTCACACTTCTGCTAGGCTGGCCCTTATACCTAGCCTTCAACGTTTCAGGCCGACCCTATGATCGCTTTGCCTGTCACTATGATCCCTATGGCCCCATATATTCTGATCGTGAAAGGCTTCAGATTTACATTTCTGATCTTGGCATTTTTGCTGCAACTTTTGTGCTCTACAGCATCGCTGTATCTCGAGGGCTGGCATTTCTGATATGCATTTATGGGGTACCGTTACTTATTGCTAATGGTTTCCTTGTCACCATCACATACTTGCAGCACACTCACCCTGCATTGCCACATTATGATTCCTCTGAATGGGAGTGGCTTAGAGGAGCTTTGGCAACCATGGATAGAGACTATGGGATCCTGAACAAGGTCTTCCATAACATTACAGACACGCATGTAGCTCACCATCTCTTCTCTAACATGCCACATTATCATGCAATGGAGGCTACGAAAGCAATCAAGCCAATACTGGGTGAGTTCTATCAGTTTGATGATACTCCAATTTACAAGGCCTTATGGAGGGAGACAAAAGAATGCCTGTATGTTGATCCAGATGACGGAGCTCCTGAAAAAGGCGTGTTCTGGTACCGGAACAAGTTTTGA
- the LOC18094295 gene encoding delta(12)-fatty-acid desaturase FAD2 isoform X2: protein MGVNGVHEGKEISFKRMPNTEPPFTLGKIKKAIPPHCFQRSLLRSFSYVVYDLSFSFLFCYIAITYFHLLPSPLAYITWPIYWVLQACILTGVWVIAHECGHHAFSDYQWVDNTVGLILHSALFIPYFSWKYSHRRHHSNTGSLERDEVFVPKTKSRVAWYSKHLNNPPGRALSLAVSLLIGWPLYLTFNVSGRPYDRFACHYDPYSPIYSDREKLQHTHPALPHYDSSEWGWLRGALATMDRDYGILNKVFHNITDTHVAHHLFSNIPHYHAMEATKAIKPILGEFYQFDDTPIYKALWREAKECLYVEPDDGAPEKGVFWYRNEF, encoded by the exons ATGGGAGTCAATGGAGTGCATGAAGGAAAGGAAATCAGCTTCAAGAGAATGCCAAACACGGAGCCTCCATTTACACTTGGAAAAATCAAGAAGGCCATCCCTCCCCATTGCTTCCAACGATCCCTTCTCCGCTCATTCTCCTATGTTGTTTATGACCTCTCCTTCAGCTTTCTCTTCTGCTACATTGCCATCACATATTTCCACCTCCTACCATCCCCTCTTGCCTACATCACATGGCCCATCTACTGGGTTCTCCAAGCCTGCATTCTCACTGGTGTTTGGGTCATTGCTCATGAATGTGGCCACCACGCCTTCAGTGACTACCAGTGGGTTGATAACACGGTTGGCCTAATCCTCCACTCTGCACTTTTCATCCCATACTTTTCCTGGAAATACAGCCACCGCCGCCACCATTCAAACACAGGGTCCCTCGAGCGCGACGAAGTGTTTGTCCCGAAGACCAAGTCCCGTGTCGCATGGTATTCCAAGCACCTAAACAACCCACCAGGCCGAGCTTTAAGTCTGGCTGTATCACTTCTGATTGGCTGGCCCTTATATCTAACCTTCAACGTTTCCGGCCGACCCTATGATCGCTTTGCCTGTCACTATGATCCCTATAGTCCCATATATTCTGATCGTGAAAAACTCCAG CACACTCACCCTGCATTGCCACATTATGATTCCTCTGAATGGGGGTGGCTTAGAGGAGCTTTGGCAACCATGGATAGAGACTATGGGATCCTGAACAAGGTCTTCCATAACATTACAGACACGCATGTAGCTCACCATCTCTTCTCTAACATTCCACATTATCATGCAATGGAGGCTACGAAAGCAATCAAGCCAATACTGGGTGAGTTCTACCAGTTTGATGATACTCCGATTTACAAGGCCTTATGGAGGGAGGCAAAAGAATGCCTTTATGTTGAGCCAGACGACGGAGCTCCTGAAAAAGGCGTGTTCTGGTACCGGAACGAGTTTTGA
- the LOC18094295 gene encoding delta(12)-acyl-lipid-desaturase isoform X1, with translation MGVNGVHEGKEISFKRMPNTEPPFTLGKIKKAIPPHCFQRSLLRSFSYVVYDLSFSFLFCYIAITYFHLLPSPLAYITWPIYWVLQACILTGVWVIAHECGHHAFSDYQWVDNTVGLILHSALFIPYFSWKYSHRRHHSNTGSLERDEVFVPKTKSRVAWYSKHLNNPPGRALSLAVSLLIGWPLYLTFNVSGRPYDRFACHYDPYSPIYSDREKLQVYISDLGILAATFVLYSIATSQGLAFLICIYGVPLLIANGFLVTITYLQHTHPALPHYDSSEWGWLRGALATMDRDYGILNKVFHNITDTHVAHHLFSNIPHYHAMEATKAIKPILGEFYQFDDTPIYKALWREAKECLYVEPDDGAPEKGVFWYRNEF, from the coding sequence ATGGGAGTCAATGGAGTGCATGAAGGAAAGGAAATCAGCTTCAAGAGAATGCCAAACACGGAGCCTCCATTTACACTTGGAAAAATCAAGAAGGCCATCCCTCCCCATTGCTTCCAACGATCCCTTCTCCGCTCATTCTCCTATGTTGTTTATGACCTCTCCTTCAGCTTTCTCTTCTGCTACATTGCCATCACATATTTCCACCTCCTACCATCCCCTCTTGCCTACATCACATGGCCCATCTACTGGGTTCTCCAAGCCTGCATTCTCACTGGTGTTTGGGTCATTGCTCATGAATGTGGCCACCACGCCTTCAGTGACTACCAGTGGGTTGATAACACGGTTGGCCTAATCCTCCACTCTGCACTTTTCATCCCATACTTTTCCTGGAAATACAGCCACCGCCGCCACCATTCAAACACAGGGTCCCTCGAGCGCGACGAAGTGTTTGTCCCGAAGACCAAGTCCCGTGTCGCATGGTATTCCAAGCACCTAAACAACCCACCAGGCCGAGCTTTAAGTCTGGCTGTATCACTTCTGATTGGCTGGCCCTTATATCTAACCTTCAACGTTTCCGGCCGACCCTATGATCGCTTTGCCTGTCACTATGATCCCTATAGTCCCATATATTCTGATCGTGAAAAACTCCAGGTTTACATTTCTGATCTAGGCATTCTTGCTGCAACTTTTGTGCTCTACAGCATTGCCACGTCACAAGGGCTGGCATTTCTGATATGCATTTATGGGGTACCGTTACTTATTGCTAATGGTTTCCTTGTCACCATCACATACTTGCAGCACACTCACCCTGCATTGCCACATTATGATTCCTCTGAATGGGGGTGGCTTAGAGGAGCTTTGGCAACCATGGATAGAGACTATGGGATCCTGAACAAGGTCTTCCATAACATTACAGACACGCATGTAGCTCACCATCTCTTCTCTAACATTCCACATTATCATGCAATGGAGGCTACGAAAGCAATCAAGCCAATACTGGGTGAGTTCTACCAGTTTGATGATACTCCGATTTACAAGGCCTTATGGAGGGAGGCAAAAGAATGCCTTTATGTTGAGCCAGACGACGGAGCTCCTGAAAAAGGCGTGTTCTGGTACCGGAACGAGTTTTGA